gggcgtgtcgagggtgctaatccttcctcacgcgtaaccgactcccgaacccatttttggatttcgtagaccaaactcgttgttttaataaaatcaaatcgtttattaaaaacaaccgttttacgaggtgacccgatcatacctcatcaaaaaaagattggtggcgactcccattttcgtttttatttttaaaaacccaagtcgaccccgttttcatccaaaaaatggtgtcaacacatcAAATATTGAATTGCTTCATCCATAATCTACAGACTGTATATTCTACTTACAAATAGGGCTCAATGAAACAGTAATACATCAATGGCGGAGTCTAGTAGAGCTCATGGTTATAGtcccttaaaatttaaaatttttacaatttaatcttttatagaTATATTATggtctttttaaaaaatataaatagaactTTCGAACATACTACTTATTTTAGATTGTTCATATGTTTAAATCGAttattatgttgcattacatgcTATGACTCAGTCTTTTTCAACATTAAGTTAGTAATGGAAATCGGTCAATCTCTTCGCCTATCAAGAAACAATtgagagaatatatatatatatatacacttattttctctgtttttttgtTTCTTGAAATGATTAAACGGAGTATTAAATAAATAGTATCGTTTAATGAACACTTTAGAACTATATTTATATGTCGATTACATAGGGAAACTccagggaggaggagaaaaaagagaagagaaaacagATATGGATAGCATATACGGTCATTACTCATTAGTTACAAATTACTTAGATATCAACCTAAGAAACGATTTCAGCACTTGAAATTATTAGCAAGTGACCTCCACAATCAACGACTTCCATTTGCGGATTTAATTATCATTCTTCCCTTTGGAGGAAAAGAATCTGCTAAAGCCTCGTGAATGTTTATCTGGAGTTGGggtagaagaagaagatgaagacatTGATGTTGTAAACCTGTGTTTTGATTTGATGGGTGTTCTCAAAGAGTTTGCTTCACTATCATATGGGCTGCTTGGTGTGTTAACTGACTCCAGGGCAGACTCTGCACCACCTCTGCTTCCAATGCCAGAAGCAGCAGCAGCAGCGATACTGTCCATCTTTGCTTGATATAAATCCTGCAAGTTGATGCCACTGGTAGTGGGTCCATCGTCACCCTTATGGCTCCTCTCGTTGAAGGGTGATCCCGTTATATCTGTTTGAGGACGGAAAGCTTTTAATTGCTTGCCAAGAAGGAATATGGTTTCTTGACATTCCGCTAGTTTCTCTGCTAATTCTTTCTCCTGCCATCGAGATAAACGATGTTTAAGTTCATCGGTCGTATTTGACAAAGCCTATCAACAGACTACGGACAGCAAAAACCATGAAAGAGCAACTGTGGATGAAAATTACAACTTTAAaggagcaaaaataaaaaaagtttcaaTAACACCACCTCTGCTAGGGACAACATAAAAGTATTCTGCTGGTCCTTGATGCACCAGTATTTGGTATTTGTTAACcgtaaaattatatttcaaagtGGTCCGGAAAGACAGGTTTTAAGAACACATGATGAAATATAGCCTTACCTGCTTGTTCTTGAGGTCATTCTTGGCTGCTGAAGAACATACAGAACAGGTCTCATTCCTAAAAGCAATGGAAAACAATTACGTTAGAGAGAATTTTGTGTTAATAAACTGGCATATAAAAGAGAATTCAACGCGATGAAACAAATAAAACAGAGAATTCAATGCTTACCTTTGCAATTGCTCTTCTAGTTCCTTACATCGGGCAAAAGCATCTTGATGACTTCTCTTTTCATCTTGAAGCTCATTTTCAAGAGCTTCTATTTTTACCTGGAGACGGTTCACCTCGGTCTCTAACTCCTCAGCACGTGTTTCAAGTGATCTATAAGATTCTGTCATGCACTTGAGCTGTGTCTCAGCCAAGCTGTTTGACCTTTGAGCATAAGCCAATTGAGATTTAGCTTCTGCTAGAAGCTGCTCAGTTTCGTGTAACTGAGACTTGGTCATCTCCAGATTTTCGGTGCATTGAGAAAGATCCCTTGCCATGTTTTCGTTTTCCAACTTTAATTCCTTGAACTCTTCAGAAGAGAATTTGCTCGTTTGTTTTGATTCATATTCTGAGACCAGGTTTCCATCATCAGGAACCTCAGGATTGGAAGCTGGATTTGAAATGATGGCACTGCCATTTTGATATATCGCACCAGATGAATCATCTTGAGTTACCTTATTCTCGGGTAAAGCAACCTTATCTATGCAATGAGGACTATTAATTTCCACTTCATTACCCTTGTAGCCAAGCACACTGAATCTTAGTTCACCGGCTTTGGCTAAAACAGTAGAAAGATCAAAAAGTAAATCATCCAAACTTGCATTGCTGCTTAAGACCTTATTGCAGGTGACAAAGAACTCATCAATTTTGTGGCTTAATCCATTTCCATCAAAAGATATGTCATCAACAGCCCTTGCTTCTTTTCTGAGGGACAGTACGAAGTTATGAATATGAGAAATTGCAGCAGCTAATTCTTGACTTATAATTTGCGCGGTTCCAGATTTCACCTTATCACGTGGGGGCATAGCAATTGCTTTCTTTCCAGTTAAGTTACCATCTCCAGAAAAGGCATGCTCGTTGCATGTGCCATCAAAGCCATTCACTTCAGAGACACCATTGACAGAGCGCTCGTCCACGGTGTCACATGCATCCTGTGCAGCATGCTTGATGTCCTCCAGAATTTTTTGCATATCAGCATCCTTAGACATTGATTGAAGCACCAAAGAGAGCTGTGCTCGAAGCTTCATAACAGGCAATTTGTCTGCATCTGATACATGATCTACTGGTGGTGATAGATCATGCTGCTTTTCAGACTGGAGTTCCCTGCAAGAAATCTCTACTGAAGCATCACCGTTAACAGTTTCAGATATCTTATCTTTGTTACAACCTGAAACAATGGTCGCACCATTTGCAGTTGAATCATTTGACGAACACGCCAACTTCTCCATCTCAAGAAAATCATCCATGAGGTCCAGGTGCTTAACATTTTCAGATTTGCTCGACTTTTCAGTGCTATTTTCTTTCTTGAAATGTGAGAGCTCAGAGATCAAAGCTGTAGCCCATGACTCAGCACAGCTTCTATCATCATCATTTCCATCTTCAGACACAGAAGTCATACTTGGTGGATTGCTAGCAATTTGGCTGGAGTAAACCTCTGTAGGAATCTGAACAATTGTTTTTGAAGGACTTCTTTGTTGGTTGCTGATGGCAAGTTGTGCTTCTAAAGTTTGGAGCTTGCTGGATGTCTTTGCACACAGGCTCCTTGAAGCCAGTAGTTCACTGTTACGTATTGCCAAAGCTTCTTTCagcatctttgtttcttcttccATGGCCAATAAACGTTCTCTGAAATAGTCCTGCTCTTTATGAGATTTCTGTGCACTGTCAATGGAGAAGTCGCTGATGCTGGACAGATGTGGAGAAGAAGGCCTGACAGGAGACCTCTTGAATCGACTATCCCCATAATCCCGTCCTAAACTCTCAACCTCTAACTTCATTTGGGCAAGTGCAGCAGGTCCAGGCAACTTTTTCCGCACAAGACCGCGCAGTCTTTGGCACTCTGCTTCTAGCTTTGCAATCTTTTTGACACCCTCCATATGCTGCTTGTTAGCAGCTTCAGCAGACCTCATGCTCATATTCTTTTCTTCATTACGAATTTCTACCTCTTTGGAAAGCACATGAATCTCATACTTGAGCGAATTTATTTCCCTTTCGCACGATTCAATGTTCCCCTTCAAACGCTCAATCTCAGCCTCAGCTTGTGATTTTTCCTCACTAATCTTGATCACCATGTCAGAACGTTCTTGCAAAGACCGTGACACTGCAGCATTCTCAGCTTCAGACTTGAGGAGCTCTTGCTCTAAAATAGCTATCTTCGCTTCAAGCTCAAGCTTAATATTCTCGCATTGCTTGTTTTTGGTAGCTACGACATCTTGCAACTTATGATCGTGTTCTTCCTTCAGATTTCGGATCTGCCGCATGCACTCTTTAAGAGCGTCATCTAAATGTGATGCCTTCTCTTCAGCAGTGAGCTTCAAAAGGGTAACAGATTCCAGATGATTTTTCAATGCCAAGGTCTCTGCTTCAGCCTTTTCCCAACCTACATCAAAACCAGCACCACATGTTGAGGGATAATTCAGGACAAGATTAGTTGGAAGCACTGTAGTCTTACATTAGATTTAAAAGGTTTGAGCATTGACTAACCTGAGACGGCTTCTTCTGCAACTTTAGTGTGCTGTTTCACCAGGTCTTCCTTGGCAGTAATCTCCGAGTTTGCTGCAGAGAGCTTTTCATTCAAGTCGTTAATCTCATCCTCCAACCTCTGAACTTGTTCCTCGTATGTTTTCACTTGATTCTCCAAGCCAGAAAGGTGGGAATATGATTCTACGGATACCTGAATATACTTGAGCTTTTTTAAGGTATCCTGTCAAGCAAAAAATATTACCACAAAAATTGATATCAGATAAAATAGCTCGACAGTTCAGATGAAAAGCAGATCCATATCTCTGCTCCATCTTTGATAATGTACTATGAATTAAAAACCCATAAATTTCTCCAAACAACCACGTTGATGTGTTTTAGtttaagtaaaatataaaatgtaCCTGATCGCCTTGAGATGCAGCTGAAGTTAAAGTGACGGCTGCAGCAGCTTTATCAGATGATTTTTTCTTCCAAGGCCAACGGCGATCCATTACTTAAATCGGGTTTATAGACTAAGGGAAGATGACCATTTAATTAGCTCAGACAAAAATATAGAATGCAAAGAAGCTAATTGAGACAATATATCTTAATATCAAGTTAAACGTTGATGGCTAAAAAGTAGACATCCCAGGCTTTCTCCCACCCAAAAATCATAGTATATGACAAAAGGCTACACATTGCAGCCGCCTGATTTAGGTCACGTTAGGGGTAGTACTCTCAGTTAGGTTCCAACATGcttctttttaaaaattgaaatagaaacaattttcaaaccaaattcaatttctttgaaggCACATTCAAAGACAGTAAATAGAAACAATGTCGGGTGACAGCTAATTGCCTCATCTATTCAACCTGGAAAACACACGCAGAGTTCAACTAAACTAAATGCCTTTAAGGACTTTGAAGCAATCCTCCCACAGAAATTCCAAATTCACAAaggaaaaaataataacaattaagAATTGGAACGCTGTTGAGATATGAAACAGAAATAATTGTCTATATTCGTTATTGTTACCATGAAATCCAGAGAACAAAACTCTCATTTCCGTCTCTATtcgcatttaattaatttttctggtTTAGGTAGTGAATTAGAATTCACTTTGATGAAATGATATTAACATAGCTGTCAGAAATCAAAAGCCTATTTCTCTTTCCTCCTACATTTTCTCAGCCACCAAACAGAACGTAACGTCAGGGGAACAAAAATCTTGCAGATTGAAAACTTTCGAAGCAGGCTGTACTACTAACGAAAAACAGCAAGTAGGAGTTTGCAGTGATTCGgaacttaaaaagaaaagaagaagaagaacagtGATAGAACAAACAAATGGAGTCAGACATGCGGTAcct
The sequence above is drawn from the Gossypium hirsutum isolate 1008001.06 chromosome A05, Gossypium_hirsutum_v2.1, whole genome shotgun sequence genome and encodes:
- the LOC107958238 gene encoding filament-like plant protein 4 is translated as MDRRWPWKKKSSDKAAAAVTLTSAASQGDQDTLKKLKYIQVSVESYSHLSGLENQVKTYEEQVQRLEDEINDLNEKLSAANSEITAKEDLVKQHTKVAEEAVSGWEKAEAETLALKNHLESVTLLKLTAEEKASHLDDALKECMRQIRNLKEEHDHKLQDVVATKNKQCENIKLELEAKIAILEQELLKSEAENAAVSRSLQERSDMVIKISEEKSQAEAEIERLKGNIESCEREINSLKYEIHVLSKEVEIRNEEKNMSMRSAEAANKQHMEGVKKIAKLEAECQRLRGLVRKKLPGPAALAQMKLEVESLGRDYGDSRFKRSPVRPSSPHLSSISDFSIDSAQKSHKEQDYFRERLLAMEEETKMLKEALAIRNSELLASRSLCAKTSSKLQTLEAQLAISNQQRSPSKTIVQIPTEVYSSQIASNPPSMTSVSEDGNDDDRSCAESWATALISELSHFKKENSTEKSSKSENVKHLDLMDDFLEMEKLACSSNDSTANGATIVSGCNKDKISETVNGDASVEISCRELQSEKQHDLSPPVDHVSDADKLPVMKLRAQLSLVLQSMSKDADMQKILEDIKHAAQDACDTVDERSVNGVSEVNGFDGTCNEHAFSGDGNLTGKKAIAMPPRDKVKSGTAQIISQELAAAISHIHNFVLSLRKEARAVDDISFDGNGLSHKIDEFFVTCNKVLSSNASLDDLLFDLSTVLAKAGELRFSVLGYKGNEVEINSPHCIDKVALPENKVTQDDSSGAIYQNGSAIISNPASNPEVPDDGNLVSEYESKQTSKFSSEEFKELKLENENMARDLSQCTENLEMTKSQLHETEQLLAEAKSQLAYAQRSNSLAETQLKCMTESYRSLETRAEELETEVNRLQVKIEALENELQDEKRSHQDAFARCKELEEQLQRNETCSVCSSAAKNDLKNKQEKELAEKLAECQETIFLLGKQLKAFRPQTDITGSPFNERSHKGDDGPTTSGINLQDLYQAKMDSIAAAAASGIGSRGGAESALESVNTPSSPYDSEANSLRTPIKSKHRFTTSMSSSSSSTPTPDKHSRGFSRFFSSKGKNDN